In Candidatus Liberibacter africanus PTSAPSY, the genomic stretch TTGTGATACAGCATCCCAGAAGGGAACAGGAATCAAATCTATCATTGAAGCACATAAATTATCTTCATCCATGACAATCACGGAAACTGCAATTTTCGCCCGCAATCTTTCTTTATATAGAAATAACAATAAGAATATGCAATCGGCTTTTAAACCTACTGCCCATTTTGAAGTAGAAAATTTTGATAAATTTGTTGAAGATTTTGAAAATGCTCTCTATGCATCTACGGTTCTTTCTTTTACCCAAGGATTTTTTGTAATAAGCCAAGCGTCACAAAAATATAATTGGAAGCTATCGATTGCAACAATAGCACGTATATGGCGCGCAGGATGCATTATTCGCTCGAAGTTACTGAATGAAATTGCAGAGCATTTAACGGAAAATTCTCCCAATACTACCATTCTTAATATTAAAAGTGTTTTGGAAAAAATGAACAAAACAATCCCTTCATTAAGAAACGTAGTAATTACATGCACAAAAAATGGCTATCCTATACCGGGATTATCAAGCGCCCTTTCTTATTTCGACTCCTGTATGCTTAATCATGGAACCGCTAATTTAATCCAAGCACAACGTGATTTTTTTGGATCTCATGGTTTTGATCGAAAAGACAGAATATCAAAATACAACAGGCCTTGGAAATCATAGATGAAATCCATTATACAATACAGTTCGTAGCAATTGAATTCGATATATTCTTCATAAGTTGAAAGTAAAGATCAGGGCTCTCTTCAAGCAATGTCCCTTCTGGATCAAGCATTGCAGAGGCAACATTAGTACCCTCCGTCAGAGAATGTATTATCTTAGGATCAAATTCTGGATCGTAAAAGATACAAGAAGTTTTATTCATAATAATTTTATCCCGAATGTTCTGTAAAGATTTTGCACCAACAAAAACCGAATGGCGCATAGGAAAAGTAACAATATGCAAATCATAATGAGACGCAAAATAAAGATACGCTTCGTGAAAAACAATAATATTTCGCCCCTTAACTTTTCTCAATACATCACGTAGTTCTGTATCTAGATTATATAACTTACTTTTAAATTCTTCTTCATTCTTTTCATAAATTATCTTATTATCAGGATCCCTTTTAATCAGCTCTTCCGCGACGATATGAGCAATATATTGCGCATTTAAAGGATTTAGCCATAAATGGAAATCATATGTTTGATTTCCATGGCAATGAGAACCATTACCACGCAATGGAATTTTATGTAAATCTTTGTACCTTGAAAGGGTAACTATATTGGATTTTTTGTTTAAAGATTGCAATGGCTTCGCCAAAAAATATTCCATTTCCGGACCAAGCCAAAAAATAATGTCTGAATTTTCTAAAATCCTAGCATCTGACGTGCGTAAATTATAATCATGAGGTGAACTGATACCTTTGACAAGCAAAGTAGGACTGCCTATTCCTTTCATGATAGAAGATACAATTGAATAAATAGGCTTTATAGAGACGACCACTCGCAAAGAATCAGCCTTAGCCACACTAGACAATAGTAAAAAAAGAAATATAAATAGTTTGAAAATACTTTGCACGGCGTAGATCCTAATCTTTAATAAACTACTACTTTTGTCGATACTCGAAATAGCTACTCTGTAAACAAATGCGATGGAACATAATTGGTTATGCCGAACATCTCATCTCTACCCTTAATTAGCTTGAATGACACTAGTGTCCGTAAGAATGGACACCAAGTTTTACAAGATATTAACTTCACTATCAATCCAGGTAAAATAGTAACATTAATAGGGCCTAATGGTTCTGGCAAATCAACAATTGCCAAACTTATTACAGGAATAATTAAACCCACTACAGGAAGCATAACTCGCAATCCTGATCTGATTATAGGGTATGTTCCACAAAAAGTCACCCTAGAAAAAACATTACCACTCAGTTTAATGCGATTTATTACGCTTTCCACATCATCTTCAAAAGAAGAAATTATACAAACACTTGATAAAGTTAATTTAAAAGGAAAGCATCATAGAAATGTAAGTGATCTTTCAGGAGGAGAGTTCCAACGCGCCCTTCTCGCAAAAGCGCTATTACGCAAACCTAATTTATTAGTTTTAGATGAACCATTACAAGGTATTGATTTTCCAGGAGAATTAGCTCTATACGAATTGATTACATCAGTGCGTCAGGATACTGGTTGCGGTATACTACTAATATCTCATAATTTACACATGGTGATGGCATCTACAGATACGGTTATATGCTTAAATAATCGAATTTGCTATCAAGGCCCCCCTCAAACCATAAAAGATAACACAGATTATATTCATCTTTTTGGATCACGTGCAACAGAAATATTAGCCATCCATAATCATGCACACGATTACTAGAATCTAAATGCTCATATCAATCATTTTTCCAAAAAGCGGGAAATCATACTAAATGGAATAAAATAATGTATAACGAATTTTTCATTCGTGCTTTGTTTGCTGGAATTGGCATAACTATCTCCACTGGCCCGCTTGGATGTTTTGTTGTTTGGCAACGCATATCCTATCTAGGAGACACCATAGCACACTCAGCACTTTTAGGTGTCGCTTTTTCACTCATGTTTCAATTACCACTCACCCTTTGTATATTCATAATAGCGGCTCTAACATCGATCATACTGCTTCAAATTCAGAAAAATGAATTTTTATCTTCTGAT encodes the following:
- a CDS encoding zinc ABC transporter substrate-binding protein, with product MQSIFKLFIFLFLLLSSVAKADSLRVVVSIKPIYSIVSSIMKGIGSPTLLVKGISSPHDYNLRTSDARILENSDIIFWLGPEMEYFLAKPLQSLNKKSNIVTLSRYKDLHKIPLRGNGSHCHGNQTYDFHLWLNPLNAQYIAHIVAEELIKRDPDNKIIYEKNEEEFKSKLYNLDTELRDVLRKVKGRNIIVFHEAYLYFASHYDLHIVTFPMRHSVFVGAKSLQNIRDKIIMNKTSCIFYDPEFDPKIIHSLTEGTNVASAMLDPEGTLLEESPDLYFQLMKNISNSIATNCIV
- a CDS encoding metal ABC transporter ATP-binding protein, yielding MPNISSLPLISLNDTSVRKNGHQVLQDINFTINPGKIVTLIGPNGSGKSTIAKLITGIIKPTTGSITRNPDLIIGYVPQKVTLEKTLPLSLMRFITLSTSSSKEEIIQTLDKVNLKGKHHRNVSDLSGGEFQRALLAKALLRKPNLLVLDEPLQGIDFPGELALYELITSVRQDTGCGILLISHNLHMVMASTDTVICLNNRICYQGPPQTIKDNTDYIHLFGSRATEILAIHNHAHDY